In Tautonia rosea, one DNA window encodes the following:
- a CDS encoding DUF1702 family protein — protein sequence MGISTSRFRRALLGIRPEEATFHRRGFHDGCPQTRRHLEAAGEAFLLGYAAALDCNHSGTLGTHLNAIQEEWSGFAFEGAAMALALLDAITPWDRSRIRRFLEDHGERHVYMIHVGIGWAWARLRTRIPRALRELDPVLGWLAVDGYGFHQGYFHWPRFVIHQERPRIAPEYARRAFDQGLGRSLWFIDCADIPRIASRIGRFSEGRREDLWAGVGLASAYAGGARDEVYDRLREAAEPYTPAMAQGAAFAAEARLRAGNPTGHTELACRVLCRRSASSAAEITRRARDGLEPDADIPAFEVWRQRIQARFCATSIGGVP from the coding sequence ATGGGTATTTCCACGAGCCGATTCCGTCGAGCCCTTCTCGGCATCCGTCCCGAGGAGGCCACGTTTCACCGCCGAGGCTTCCACGACGGATGTCCTCAAACGCGACGACACCTGGAAGCAGCCGGCGAAGCGTTTCTCCTCGGTTACGCTGCTGCCCTGGACTGCAACCATTCCGGCACGCTCGGGACCCATCTCAACGCGATCCAGGAGGAGTGGTCGGGCTTTGCCTTCGAGGGAGCGGCGATGGCCTTGGCCTTGCTCGATGCGATTACTCCCTGGGATCGCAGCCGGATCAGGCGGTTTCTGGAAGATCACGGAGAGCGTCATGTCTACATGATTCACGTTGGAATTGGCTGGGCATGGGCCCGGCTTCGAACGCGCATCCCGAGAGCGTTGCGGGAACTCGATCCCGTGCTGGGCTGGCTCGCGGTCGACGGCTACGGGTTCCACCAAGGGTATTTCCATTGGCCCCGCTTTGTGATTCATCAGGAACGTCCTCGAATTGCTCCGGAGTATGCTCGGCGAGCGTTCGATCAGGGGCTTGGGCGGAGCCTCTGGTTCATCGATTGTGCGGACATCCCCCGGATTGCAAGCCGGATTGGAAGGTTTTCTGAGGGCCGTCGAGAAGACTTGTGGGCCGGGGTCGGGCTGGCGAGTGCCTACGCGGGGGGGGCTCGCGACGAGGTGTACGACCGTCTGCGAGAGGCGGCGGAGCCGTACACTCCGGCGATGGCTCAGGGGGCTGCCTTTGCGGCTGAGGCCCGGCTTCGGGCCGGGAATCCGACCGGTCATACGGAACTCGCCTGCAGGGTCCTGTGCCGCCGGTCGGCCAGTTCGGCGGCGGAGATCACCCGGCGAGCCCGAGACGGTCTTGAGCCGGACGCGGATATTCCGGCCTTCGAGGTTTGGAGACAGCGGATTCAAGCTCGATTCTGCGCAACCTCGATCGGGGGAGTTCCATGA
- a CDS encoding CRTAC1 family protein, whose product MIDRSRSWHGHAHQLFAITVILSLFVVARLPVLSSSDRDRIAEPFEFTRQSFAELSGFRQKFVRKVHPSLRGHASWTSSVGAAVALNDLDGDGYPNDFAIVDPRIDQVIVGPVPGTDLRFDPFVLDPAPLSYDSERMAPMGCLPGDLNEDGRMDLLVYYWGRPPIAFLCLDETPGGLNGDCYARCEVSPDGGRWYTNAATMADVDGDGHADLIVGNYHPDDALILDAQGTGHEVMQDSMSRAQNGGRNRVLLWSGSGPGPMVRFREDREALADGRPNSWTLAVAAADLDGDLLPELFFANDFGPDQLLHNRSTPGRTRLVAVEGLKLLTTPNSKVLGNDSFKGMGADFGDLNGDGLLDLYVSNIAASYALEESHHAWISTGAVEQFRSGVAPYTDQSEALGIARSGWGWDTKMADFDNDGVLEIVQAVGFVRGQFNRWPELHELAMGNDELLRDPTNWPQFVPGDDLSGDDRNPFFVRSSSGRYYDLAPDLGFTEEPGVSRGLATADVDGDGRLDFAVANQWASSSFYRNTGDDAGAFLGLHLLRPLRPGAPGETRSRPGHPGRDTPGSPAIGATVIVSRLDGKRLAGQVDGGNGHSGKRSHALHFGLGRDPEARTEPVAVNVRWRHPDGTVDESNLVVPPGWHTVLLGWPEPSLTRTGD is encoded by the coding sequence ATGATCGATCGATCCCGCTCATGGCACGGCCATGCTCATCAGCTTTTTGCAATCACGGTGATTTTGTCGTTGTTTGTCGTCGCTCGATTGCCTGTCCTGTCGTCGTCGGACCGTGATCGGATCGCTGAACCCTTTGAATTCACGCGCCAGTCGTTTGCGGAACTGTCGGGGTTCCGTCAGAAGTTTGTGCGGAAGGTCCATCCCAGTCTTCGCGGGCATGCGTCGTGGACTTCCTCGGTCGGTGCGGCGGTCGCGCTTAATGATCTGGATGGAGACGGGTACCCAAACGATTTCGCGATCGTTGATCCGAGGATTGATCAGGTGATTGTGGGTCCGGTCCCGGGAACCGATCTGCGGTTCGATCCGTTCGTGCTTGATCCGGCCCCGCTTTCGTACGACTCGGAACGAATGGCCCCCATGGGCTGCTTGCCGGGTGATCTGAACGAAGACGGGCGCATGGATCTGCTTGTGTATTACTGGGGCCGGCCGCCGATCGCCTTCCTTTGCCTTGACGAGACACCAGGGGGATTGAATGGCGACTGCTATGCGAGGTGCGAGGTCTCCCCGGACGGAGGCCGATGGTACACCAACGCGGCGACCATGGCTGATGTCGACGGGGACGGTCATGCGGACCTGATCGTGGGGAATTACCATCCCGATGATGCGTTGATCCTTGATGCGCAAGGAACAGGTCATGAAGTTATGCAAGATTCGATGTCGAGAGCCCAGAACGGGGGGCGGAATCGGGTCTTGCTCTGGTCGGGATCGGGGCCAGGGCCGATGGTGCGGTTCCGGGAAGATCGGGAGGCGCTGGCCGATGGGCGGCCCAATAGCTGGACGCTGGCCGTGGCCGCCGCGGATCTGGACGGTGACCTGCTACCCGAACTGTTCTTTGCCAACGATTTCGGACCTGACCAGCTGCTGCACAATCGGTCGACGCCGGGTCGGACGCGGCTCGTGGCGGTCGAGGGGCTCAAGCTGTTGACGACTCCCAACTCAAAGGTGCTGGGGAACGATTCGTTCAAAGGCATGGGTGCGGATTTCGGCGACCTCAACGGTGACGGGCTCCTAGATCTGTATGTCAGCAACATTGCGGCCTCGTACGCGCTTGAGGAGAGCCATCACGCGTGGATCAGCACCGGAGCAGTCGAGCAGTTTCGGTCGGGGGTGGCCCCGTACACCGATCAGAGCGAAGCGCTGGGGATCGCTCGAAGCGGCTGGGGCTGGGATACCAAGATGGCGGACTTCGACAACGATGGCGTGCTCGAGATTGTGCAGGCGGTCGGGTTTGTTCGAGGTCAGTTCAATCGATGGCCCGAGCTGCACGAGTTGGCCATGGGCAACGACGAGCTGCTGCGAGACCCAACGAACTGGCCGCAATTCGTGCCTGGCGACGATCTGAGCGGAGATGACCGGAATCCGTTCTTCGTTCGATCGTCCAGTGGCCGCTACTACGATCTGGCTCCCGATCTCGGGTTCACCGAGGAGCCGGGGGTGAGCCGAGGTCTCGCCACGGCCGACGTGGATGGAGACGGTCGGCTCGACTTCGCGGTGGCGAACCAGTGGGCCTCGTCCTCGTTCTACCGCAATACGGGGGACGATGCCGGTGCCTTCCTCGGGTTGCACCTCTTACGGCCACTCCGGCCGGGGGCTCCTGGCGAGACCAGGTCTCGACCAGGTCATCCCGGTCGAGACACGCCGGGAAGCCCGGCGATCGGGGCGACGGTCATTGTGTCTCGCCTCGATGGGAAACGATTGGCCGGGCAGGTCGATGGAGGCAACGGTCATTCCGGCAAGCGAAGCCATGCGCTGCACTTCGGCCTTGGCCGTGATCCCGAGGCGAGGACGGAACCGGTCGCGGTCAACGTCCGATGGCGACATCCCGATGGGACGGTTGACGAGTCGAACCTTGTGGTACCACCGGGATGGCATACCGTGCTGCTCGGATGGCCTGAACCCTCCCTCACTCGAACCGGGGATTGA
- a CDS encoding RnfABCDGE type electron transport complex subunit D, which yields MSKTRCEPRSNRLPALRRFAIAITALNLLGHFVFGFEQSWAQPLVALATAYVMELVVELLAARSERRPARFLGGVGPFVDFLLPAHISGLAVSMLLYSNDRLAPIAFASAVAIGSKVLVRVPVGGSWRHVLNPSNTGIAVTLLLFPWVGIAPPYHFTTNLVGLGDWLLPMFIIFTGTFLNTRFTGKTALLVGWLGGFVLQAWVRSSVMGTPIASALLPMTGVAFLLFTFYMVTDPGTTPVAPRAQFAFGGAVAAAYGALMALHVVFGLFFALVIVSSMRGVGLLAWSVSRSLSHEPVARPEPIPIAVSASVALEGVRQ from the coding sequence ATGTCGAAGACTCGTTGCGAGCCACGATCGAATCGGTTACCCGCCCTGAGGCGGTTTGCCATCGCGATTACCGCCTTGAACCTTCTCGGGCACTTCGTGTTCGGATTTGAGCAGTCCTGGGCCCAGCCGTTGGTGGCCCTGGCGACGGCCTATGTGATGGAACTCGTCGTCGAACTGCTGGCGGCCCGGTCCGAACGACGACCGGCGCGGTTCCTGGGCGGGGTGGGGCCGTTCGTCGATTTCTTGCTGCCGGCCCACATTTCCGGGCTGGCGGTCTCGATGCTGCTGTACTCCAACGACCGGCTGGCGCCGATTGCGTTTGCGTCGGCGGTGGCCATCGGATCGAAGGTGCTGGTGCGCGTGCCGGTCGGGGGGAGTTGGCGGCACGTCCTGAATCCGTCGAACACGGGAATCGCCGTGACGCTCTTGCTGTTTCCCTGGGTCGGGATTGCTCCACCGTACCATTTCACCACGAATCTGGTCGGCCTGGGCGACTGGCTTTTGCCGATGTTCATCATCTTCACCGGGACCTTTCTGAACACGAGGTTCACAGGAAAGACGGCGCTGCTTGTGGGATGGCTGGGTGGCTTCGTGCTTCAGGCCTGGGTCCGAAGTTCCGTCATGGGGACTCCGATCGCCTCGGCGCTACTCCCGATGACGGGGGTGGCCTTCCTGCTGTTCACCTTCTACATGGTGACGGACCCCGGGACGACACCGGTCGCGCCGAGGGCCCAGTTCGCCTTCGGTGGGGCGGTGGCCGCGGCGTATGGGGCCTTGATGGCCTTGCACGTGGTCTTCGGGTTGTTCTTCGCGCTGGTGATCGTCTCCTCGATGCGGGGCGTGGGGCTGCTGGCATGGAGCGTGAGTCGCAGCCTGTCGCACGAGCCGGTCGCGCGGCCCGAGCCAATTCCGATCGCTGTCTCGGCATCCGTTGCGCTGGAGGGGGTCAGACAATGA
- a CDS encoding type I polyketide synthase, with amino-acid sequence MTAPIAIVGMACEFPDARSPAELWETVLAGRQAFRRLPPERLSLADYWSSDRNAPDRTYSTEAAVIEDYEFDRIAFRVVGTTFRSADLTQWLALDVAARALDDAGFDGGEGLPRETTGVFLGNTLTGEFSRANVLRLRWPYVRRIVEAALVGEGWGPSQRRAFLDTLELTYKAPFPPVGEESLAGGMSNTIAGRITNHFDLNGGGFTIDGACASSLLAVAQACNALAAGDLDVAMAGGVDLSIDPFELVGFAKAGALANGTMRIFDAQSSGFWPGEGCGMVVLMRLDDALAQGRRVDAVIRGVGISSDGHGGMTRPEVEGQLLALRRAYSRAGFGIGTVGYLEGHGTGTSVGDATELKALGRAIRESGLIAGPVGIGSIKGNIGHTKAASGAAGLIKATMALRAQVLPPSIGCEQPHPELSDSGAVLRVLPEGESWPSGQALRAGVSGMGFGGINVHVVLEGVARERRGGLGDRERVLLGSAQDAELFLIDAPDPEQLGLRMDRLAEIAAGLSRSNLTDLAAELGRRSGTHGTRAAVVASSPAALAEGLARLQSWLKEGVGSSRLDLQAGVFLGIQCPSPRLGFLFPGQGSPMNRDGGAWKRRFPAVRSLYEMEDQPALGKDERSTAVTQPAIVLASRAGLDVLRSCGIEAEVGIGHSLGELTALHWAGAFDGEALQRIARSRGRAMEELAGLSGVMASIGAGCCIVEGLVGGTSAVIAGLNSPDQTVVSGPREAVEQVVSRARDRGLPATLLPVAHAFHSPLVAEAVPALAEALDRETIRPPGRTVLSTVTGARLSDEDDLRDLLCGQVVQPVRFAKAIQGASDAVDLWIEVGPGQILRGLASECSAAPCIALDAGGTSLVGLLKAVGAAFALGAPIRPEGLFAGRFTRPFDPDHTPRFFASPCESAPISELEPEADEPESVSELEAEVPAASPPIGSTLDMVRRLVAERAELPVSAVGDSARLLGDLHLNSISVGQVVMEAARYLDLPPPVAPTHFAKATVAELALALDDLRSTGSEGPVSGAEAFPAGVDSWVRSFTVDWIERPLTIDSGERDHGRWQVFAPDGHALAESLRTWLPASDQGPEGVIVCLPPEPIEDHVSLLLKGARAILESGEAARFVVVHHGGGGAAFARSLHLEFPRVVCCVVDVPRDCGEAVGWIGSEALMARGYTEARYDATGCRREPVLKLLPLEETTREEPVLGPADVLLVSGGGKGIAAECALAIAQETGAKLGLLGRSLPEHDEELAANLRRMEASGVMLHYCSADVTDGEAIRLAVAEIERGLGPVTAILHGAGRNVPQSLVTLDASACHRTLAPKVEGMRNLLAAVDPERLKLFVAFGSIIARTGMRGEADYALANEWLGCLTDRLQAEHPACRCLTLEWSVWSGIGMGERLGSVEALAREGIMPIPPQVGVSLLRRLMDHQRPSASTSVVITGRFGDPPTLRFPRRNLPFLRFLERPRIHSPGVELVVDVELSVESDPYLDDHCFRGERLLPAVMGLEAMAQLATAMAGDHPITMFEDVRFDRPISVSPDRSTTIRLAALVREPGRIEVVLRSEATAFQVDHFRAFCCVKATEPGRNGFPGPTNGRCRPALPLVPQDDLYGTILFQGGRFQRLTAYQELTAYQCSAEVTSEEDTAWFGRYLPPGLILGDPAERDAAVHAIQACIPHATLLPIGVDRIVLQGGESRGNRTVRAQERCRVGDVFTYDMHIQEANGQQCESWEGLRLKAVQSLTSSEPWPFPLLVPYLERRIRELIPGSKAAIRLERGPVGTGRSARSRSAMLSALGREAPVHHRPDGRPEIPGSSTWILSSHAGELTLAVAGPGPIGCDAEPVVARPASLWSDLLGPQRFALAGLLSCETSEDFDAAATRVWAAGECLEKAGAMVAAPLVLASSSSPDGWIVLRAGAFQIATFVGRVRGFECPVVFAVGEAITS; translated from the coding sequence ATGACGGCACCGATTGCCATTGTCGGGATGGCCTGCGAGTTCCCCGACGCTCGATCGCCCGCCGAGCTTTGGGAAACCGTTCTGGCCGGCCGACAGGCCTTCCGCCGCCTGCCTCCAGAGCGTCTGAGTCTTGCCGACTACTGGTCGTCGGACCGCAACGCTCCGGATCGGACCTACTCGACCGAGGCGGCCGTGATCGAGGATTACGAGTTCGACCGGATCGCTTTCCGGGTCGTGGGGACCACGTTTCGCTCGGCAGACCTGACCCAATGGTTAGCCCTCGACGTCGCGGCGCGGGCCCTCGACGATGCGGGCTTCGACGGAGGGGAGGGCCTCCCTCGGGAGACGACCGGCGTGTTCCTGGGCAACACGCTGACCGGGGAGTTCTCGCGAGCCAACGTCTTGCGGCTACGATGGCCCTACGTCCGGCGAATCGTGGAGGCGGCCCTCGTGGGCGAGGGGTGGGGCCCTTCGCAACGCCGGGCGTTCCTCGACACGCTGGAGTTGACGTATAAGGCCCCGTTTCCTCCCGTCGGCGAGGAGTCGCTGGCCGGTGGGATGTCCAACACGATCGCGGGCCGGATCACCAACCACTTCGACCTGAACGGGGGGGGCTTCACGATTGACGGGGCGTGTGCCTCATCGCTCCTGGCGGTCGCGCAGGCCTGCAACGCACTGGCGGCGGGGGATCTGGACGTGGCGATGGCCGGTGGCGTCGACCTGAGCATCGACCCGTTCGAGCTGGTCGGGTTCGCCAAGGCCGGAGCGCTGGCCAACGGCACCATGCGGATCTTCGACGCGCAGTCGTCCGGATTCTGGCCGGGCGAAGGTTGCGGGATGGTTGTTCTGATGCGACTCGACGACGCCCTGGCCCAGGGTCGGCGGGTGGATGCGGTGATCCGAGGGGTGGGCATCTCGTCGGACGGTCATGGAGGAATGACCCGGCCCGAGGTCGAGGGGCAGCTTTTGGCCTTGCGTCGGGCCTATTCCCGGGCGGGGTTCGGGATCGGGACAGTCGGCTATCTCGAAGGCCACGGAACGGGCACGAGTGTGGGTGATGCCACCGAGCTGAAGGCTCTTGGGAGGGCGATTCGGGAGTCAGGGCTGATTGCTGGACCGGTGGGGATTGGCTCGATCAAGGGGAACATCGGTCACACCAAGGCGGCATCGGGAGCAGCGGGCCTGATCAAGGCCACGATGGCCTTGCGGGCCCAGGTTCTTCCCCCCTCGATCGGGTGCGAGCAGCCTCACCCCGAACTGTCCGACTCGGGGGCGGTGCTTCGGGTCTTGCCGGAAGGGGAATCCTGGCCGTCCGGCCAGGCCCTCCGAGCGGGCGTCAGTGGGATGGGCTTCGGTGGGATCAATGTTCACGTCGTGCTTGAGGGTGTTGCCAGGGAGCGGCGAGGGGGCCTGGGCGATCGAGAGCGGGTCTTGCTCGGCTCGGCTCAGGATGCGGAACTGTTCCTGATCGATGCGCCGGACCCGGAACAGCTCGGCTTGCGGATGGATCGGCTTGCGGAGATCGCCGCCGGGCTCTCGCGATCCAACCTGACGGACCTGGCTGCGGAGCTCGGGCGTCGAAGCGGGACACACGGGACACGGGCGGCGGTCGTGGCGTCAAGCCCTGCAGCGTTGGCCGAGGGACTAGCGAGGCTCCAATCGTGGCTCAAGGAAGGAGTCGGATCATCGCGGCTGGACCTTCAGGCGGGAGTCTTCCTGGGAATTCAGTGCCCGTCTCCTCGGCTCGGCTTCCTCTTCCCGGGTCAAGGATCGCCAATGAACCGGGACGGGGGGGCCTGGAAACGGCGATTCCCGGCGGTCCGGTCGCTCTATGAAATGGAAGATCAGCCCGCACTGGGGAAAGACGAGCGATCGACTGCGGTGACCCAGCCGGCCATCGTTCTGGCGTCTCGAGCGGGGCTGGATGTGCTGAGAAGCTGCGGGATCGAGGCCGAGGTGGGCATCGGCCACAGCCTGGGAGAATTGACGGCGCTGCACTGGGCCGGAGCCTTCGATGGTGAGGCCCTCCAGCGGATTGCGAGGAGCCGGGGGCGGGCCATGGAGGAACTGGCCGGGCTCTCGGGAGTCATGGCGAGTATCGGGGCGGGGTGTTGCATCGTCGAAGGACTCGTCGGGGGCACATCGGCCGTGATCGCCGGCCTGAACAGCCCGGACCAGACGGTCGTCTCCGGCCCGAGGGAGGCGGTGGAGCAGGTCGTCTCTCGGGCTCGAGATCGAGGACTGCCGGCCACGCTCCTGCCGGTCGCTCACGCATTCCACTCCCCCTTGGTTGCCGAGGCCGTCCCGGCGCTGGCGGAGGCGCTCGATCGCGAGACGATTCGTCCTCCCGGCCGGACGGTCCTCTCGACCGTGACCGGGGCTCGCCTTTCGGATGAGGACGACTTACGCGACTTGCTCTGCGGTCAGGTTGTGCAACCCGTCCGGTTCGCCAAGGCGATTCAAGGAGCATCGGATGCGGTTGATCTTTGGATCGAGGTCGGACCGGGTCAGATTCTTCGCGGCCTGGCCTCCGAGTGTTCGGCTGCTCCCTGCATCGCGCTCGACGCCGGTGGGACGTCGCTGGTCGGACTGCTCAAAGCGGTTGGAGCGGCGTTCGCGCTGGGAGCCCCGATCCGTCCCGAGGGGCTGTTCGCCGGCCGATTCACGCGACCTTTCGACCCTGATCACACCCCGCGATTCTTCGCCAGCCCCTGCGAGTCGGCGCCGATCTCCGAGCTCGAACCAGAGGCCGACGAGCCCGAGTCCGTCTCCGAGTTGGAAGCCGAGGTTCCTGCGGCCTCTCCGCCGATCGGATCAACCCTCGATATGGTGCGTCGACTGGTCGCGGAACGGGCCGAGTTGCCGGTCTCGGCGGTTGGCGATTCGGCTCGCCTGCTGGGCGACCTGCACCTGAATTCGATCAGTGTCGGGCAGGTCGTGATGGAAGCCGCTCGATACCTGGACCTGCCGCCCCCGGTTGCGCCGACCCATTTTGCGAAGGCGACCGTCGCCGAGTTGGCCCTCGCCCTGGACGATCTGCGAAGCACCGGGTCGGAAGGCCCAGTCTCCGGGGCCGAGGCCTTTCCTGCAGGGGTTGATTCCTGGGTCCGGTCGTTCACGGTCGACTGGATTGAGCGCCCTTTGACCATCGATTCTGGAGAGCGGGACCACGGTCGCTGGCAGGTGTTCGCTCCGGATGGCCATGCACTCGCGGAGTCTCTCCGAACTTGGTTACCGGCATCCGATCAAGGACCGGAGGGCGTGATCGTCTGCCTGCCTCCGGAGCCGATCGAGGACCATGTCAGTCTGCTCCTCAAGGGAGCCAGGGCCATCCTTGAATCGGGTGAGGCTGCTCGGTTCGTGGTCGTCCATCACGGGGGAGGGGGGGCGGCCTTCGCCCGGTCCTTGCATCTCGAATTCCCCCGGGTGGTTTGCTGTGTGGTGGATGTGCCGAGAGATTGCGGAGAGGCCGTCGGGTGGATCGGTTCGGAGGCTCTGATGGCTCGGGGCTACACCGAGGCCCGTTACGACGCGACCGGATGCCGGCGGGAGCCCGTCCTGAAGTTGCTGCCCCTTGAAGAGACCACCAGGGAAGAACCCGTCCTGGGTCCGGCCGACGTTCTGCTGGTCAGCGGAGGCGGGAAAGGGATTGCCGCGGAGTGCGCCCTGGCGATCGCTCAGGAAACCGGGGCGAAGCTGGGCTTGCTCGGCCGTTCTCTGCCCGAGCACGACGAGGAACTTGCCGCCAACCTGCGCCGCATGGAAGCCTCAGGGGTGATGTTGCACTATTGCTCGGCCGACGTGACCGATGGCGAAGCGATCCGCCTTGCCGTTGCCGAGATCGAGCGAGGACTCGGCCCCGTTACGGCGATTCTCCACGGAGCGGGGAGGAACGTGCCTCAATCCCTGGTAACGCTTGATGCAAGTGCCTGCCATCGCACCCTGGCGCCGAAAGTCGAAGGGATGCGCAACCTGCTGGCCGCCGTGGATCCTGAGCGCTTGAAGCTGTTCGTGGCGTTTGGCTCGATCATCGCACGGACCGGAATGCGGGGAGAGGCGGATTATGCCCTGGCCAACGAGTGGCTCGGCTGCCTGACGGATCGGCTGCAGGCGGAACATCCTGCTTGCCGTTGCTTGACCCTGGAATGGTCGGTCTGGTCGGGGATCGGCATGGGAGAACGACTGGGAAGCGTCGAGGCCCTGGCTCGAGAAGGGATCATGCCGATCCCGCCGCAGGTGGGGGTTTCGCTCCTTCGCCGACTGATGGACCATCAGCGTCCCTCGGCATCAACCTCTGTGGTCATCACGGGCCGGTTCGGCGACCCGCCGACGCTCAGGTTCCCGCGACGGAACCTTCCCTTCCTCCGATTTTTGGAACGGCCTCGGATCCATTCTCCCGGCGTGGAACTTGTGGTGGATGTGGAGCTTTCGGTCGAGTCGGACCCTTACCTGGACGACCACTGCTTCCGGGGCGAACGGCTGCTGCCGGCGGTCATGGGCCTGGAGGCGATGGCCCAGTTGGCGACGGCGATGGCGGGGGATCATCCCATCACGATGTTCGAAGACGTCCGATTCGACCGGCCCATCAGCGTTTCCCCCGATCGCTCGACCACGATTCGGCTTGCGGCTCTGGTTCGCGAACCGGGCCGGATCGAGGTGGTGCTGCGCAGTGAGGCGACGGCATTCCAGGTCGACCACTTCCGCGCCTTCTGTTGTGTGAAGGCAACGGAACCCGGTCGCAACGGGTTCCCGGGGCCAACCAACGGGCGCTGCCGACCGGCCTTGCCTCTGGTCCCTCAGGACGATCTTTATGGGACGATCCTGTTTCAAGGAGGCCGGTTTCAAAGGCTGACGGCCTATCAGGAGCTCACCGCGTACCAGTGTTCTGCCGAGGTGACGTCGGAAGAGGATACCGCATGGTTCGGGCGTTATCTCCCTCCCGGCTTGATCCTCGGCGACCCGGCCGAGCGTGATGCGGCGGTCCACGCGATCCAGGCCTGCATCCCCCATGCGACCCTCTTGCCGATCGGGGTGGACCGGATCGTCCTCCAGGGAGGCGAGTCGCGGGGGAATCGGACCGTGCGGGCTCAAGAGCGCTGCCGAGTCGGGGACGTCTTTACCTATGACATGCACATCCAGGAGGCCAACGGTCAGCAATGCGAGTCGTGGGAAGGCCTGCGGCTGAAGGCCGTTCAGAGTCTCACAAGCTCAGAGCCGTGGCCCTTCCCCCTTCTGGTTCCCTATCTCGAGCGCCGCATCCGAGAGTTGATCCCCGGCTCAAAAGCTGCCATCCGGTTGGAGCGAGGGCCGGTGGGCACGGGTCGGTCTGCTCGGAGTCGCAGTGCAATGCTCAGCGCCCTGGGCCGCGAGGCCCCGGTTCATCACCGGCCCGATGGGAGGCCGGAGATCCCAGGGAGCTCGACCTGGATTTTATCCTCCCATGCAGGAGAGTTGACCCTGGCCGTTGCGGGACCGGGACCGATCGGGTGTGACGCCGAGCCGGTGGTCGCGCGCCCGGCGTCGCTCTGGAGCGATCTGCTCGGCCCGCAGCGGTTCGCGCTGGCCGGCCTCCTTTCCTGTGAGACCTCGGAAGACTTCGATGCGGCGGCGACCCGGGTCTGGGCGGCGGGAGAGTGCCTGGAGAAAGCTGGGGCGATGGTCGCGGCCCCCTTGGTTCTGGCCTCATCCTCCAGCCCCGACGGGTGGATCGTGCTGAGGGCCGGCGCGTTTCAGATTGCCACGTTCGTCGGACGGGTCCGGGGCTTCGAGTGTCCGGTCGTTTTTGCCGTGGGGGAGGCGATCACATCATGA
- a CDS encoding acyl-CoA thioesterase: MTKAFEYRHVVSFEETNLVGNVYFVNFLRWQGRCRELFLMQHAREVRDQFEQGLALMTTRCACEFKEELSAFDEVLIAMRLDPQTQKELGLGSIQSRITLRFDYFKMDCDSSGQERHRVLVATGSQEVACMWRRGSTLVSTPFPESLLIALSAYS; this comes from the coding sequence ATGACCAAGGCATTCGAGTACCGGCATGTGGTGAGCTTCGAGGAGACGAATCTCGTCGGGAACGTCTATTTCGTGAACTTCCTGCGATGGCAAGGGCGCTGTCGAGAGCTCTTCCTGATGCAACACGCCCGCGAGGTGCGGGATCAGTTCGAGCAGGGTTTGGCGCTGATGACGACTCGCTGCGCGTGCGAATTCAAGGAGGAGCTGTCCGCGTTCGACGAGGTCCTGATCGCCATGCGACTGGACCCTCAGACTCAGAAGGAGCTCGGCCTGGGATCGATTCAAAGCCGGATTACGCTCCGATTTGACTATTTCAAGATGGATTGCGATTCGTCGGGCCAGGAGCGCCATCGGGTGCTGGTTGCCACGGGTTCGCAGGAAGTTGCTTGCATGTGGCGACGAGGTTCCACCCTTGTCTCGACGCCGTTCCCCGAGTCGCTACTGATTGCATTGAGCGCGTATTCGTGA